The Hymenobacter sp. 5317J-9 genome has a window encoding:
- a CDS encoding DUF305 domain-containing protein: MMQPQAPAPTSPHSHYPKFLLTLAVSFVVMYVVMYLNTYELDHVYFSLTRFYMTVLMVTAMAVVMLLMMPMMYPNKTRNGLIMGVSLTLFVGALVLVRSQTFVNDTRWLKAMIPHHSIAILTSERATITDPEVRKLADDITATQKREIAEMKGMIKRLEQQ, translated from the coding sequence ATGATGCAGCCCCAGGCCCCCGCACCCACTTCACCCCACAGCCACTACCCCAAGTTTCTGCTCACGCTGGCCGTTTCCTTCGTCGTGATGTACGTGGTGATGTACCTGAACACTTACGAGCTGGACCACGTGTATTTCAGTCTCACCCGCTTCTACATGACGGTGCTGATGGTGACGGCTATGGCGGTGGTGATGCTGCTGATGATGCCCATGATGTACCCCAACAAAACCCGCAACGGCCTCATCATGGGCGTGAGCCTCACGCTGTTTGTGGGCGCGCTGGTGCTGGTGCGCAGCCAGACCTTCGTGAACGACACGCGCTGGCTGAAGGCCATGATTCCGCACCACTCCATTGCCATTCTCACCAGCGAGCGGGCCACCATCACCGACCCCGAGGTGCGCAAGCTGGCCGACGACATCACGGCCACCCAAAAACGCGAGATTGCGGAAATGAAGGGCATGATTAAGCGGCTGGAGCAGCAGTAG
- a CDS encoding pectate lyase, whose amino-acid sequence MPTTVLEVTNLLDDGQPGSLRYALQLSTAKAPARTIVFRVSGTIHLVSPLTISKPNTTLAGQTAPGDGICLADYPVSVKANNVIVRFLRFRMGDKNQNQGFKDGAGGDDAFGGTRNSRLIVDHCSMSWSTDEALSVYEGDSTTLQWNLIAEPLNYSYHYEKGDTDFERHGFGGIWGGQHSSFHHNLFAHCKNRTPRFNGSRYTHPAGFENCDFSNNVIYNWGENNVYAGEGGDYNIVGNYYKPGPNTSPRTKAQVLNPYKIDKEQGRLPYGKFYLTGNYVDGSPAVTAHNWRGVAMNGGTPADTVQSKVTTPFRLGPTTLQPAPVAYEAVLRGAGAIRPTRDTLDQRIVREVRTRTGTIIDVQGHYPHGTPYSVSQRAWPVLKAAPAPADTDHDGMPDAWEKAHGLNPSNPADRAQRASNGYPQLENYLNSLALAAPAPAAKPALPKPAAPKPIKIAPKAKLPVKRS is encoded by the coding sequence GTGCCCACTACCGTACTGGAAGTTACGAATCTTTTGGACGACGGCCAACCCGGCAGCCTGCGTTACGCCTTGCAATTGAGCACGGCCAAGGCCCCGGCACGCACCATCGTGTTTCGGGTGTCGGGCACCATTCACCTGGTTTCGCCGCTCACCATCAGCAAACCCAACACCACCCTGGCGGGCCAGACGGCGCCCGGCGACGGCATTTGCTTGGCCGACTACCCCGTGTCGGTGAAAGCCAACAACGTCATCGTGCGGTTCCTGCGCTTTCGGATGGGCGATAAAAACCAGAACCAGGGCTTCAAAGACGGGGCCGGCGGCGACGATGCCTTCGGCGGCACCCGCAACAGCCGGCTGATAGTGGACCATTGCTCGATGAGCTGGAGCACCGACGAGGCCCTGAGCGTGTATGAAGGCGACAGCACCACCCTGCAGTGGAACCTCATTGCCGAGCCGCTGAATTACTCTTACCACTACGAGAAGGGCGACACCGATTTTGAGCGCCACGGCTTCGGCGGCATCTGGGGCGGGCAGCATTCGTCGTTTCACCACAACCTGTTTGCCCACTGCAAAAACCGCACGCCGCGCTTCAACGGCAGTCGCTACACCCATCCGGCGGGCTTCGAGAACTGCGATTTCAGCAACAACGTCATCTACAACTGGGGCGAAAACAACGTGTATGCCGGCGAGGGCGGCGACTACAACATCGTGGGCAACTACTACAAGCCCGGCCCCAACACCAGCCCCCGTACCAAAGCCCAGGTGCTGAACCCCTACAAAATCGACAAGGAACAGGGCCGTCTGCCCTACGGCAAATTTTACCTGACCGGCAACTACGTGGACGGTTCCCCTGCCGTGACGGCCCACAACTGGCGCGGCGTGGCCATGAACGGCGGCACTCCCGCCGACACCGTGCAGTCGAAAGTCACCACGCCCTTTCGCCTGGGCCCCACCACCCTGCAGCCCGCTCCCGTAGCCTATGAGGCCGTGCTGCGCGGCGCCGGCGCCATCCGGCCCACCCGCGACACCCTCGACCAGCGCATTGTGCGCGAGGTGCGCACCCGCACCGGCACCATCATCGACGTGCAGGGGCACTACCCGCACGGCACGCCCTACAGCGTGAGCCAGCGCGCCTGGCCCGTGCTGAAAGCCGCGCCCGCACCCGCCGACACCGACCACGACGGCATGCCCGATGCCTGGGAAAAAGCCCACGGCCTCAACCCCAGCAACCCCGCCGACCGTGCCCAGCGCGCATCCAACGGCTACCCGCAGCTCGAAAACTACCTCAACAGCCTTGCGCTGGCCGCACCCGCGCCCGCCGCAAAACCAGCGCTGCCCAAACCCGCTGCGCCCAAGCCGATAAAAATCGCCCCGAAGGCAAAGCTGCCGGTTAAGCGTAGTTAA
- a CDS encoding chloride channel protein, with amino-acid sequence MPDSSSRYARTLAWFDRVLVQPLYTARVRRRILQSVPFWIASLLTGLGAVGYEKLFAWAEEISFSWLRREPLLAFGLTPLAFLVSWGLVKRFAPAARGSGIPQVMAGIELSNPAQHRHTAYLLSLRVAGVKVLSSVLLLLGGGVIGREGPTIQVSAAIFRAINRLQPTGWPQLSRQIALVTGGAAGLAAAFNTPLGGIVFVVEELTQIHLSRFRLAVFSAVIIAGLTAQQFLGSYLYLGFPKITSPAGWYQALVMLAAVACGLAGAYFAKTLLWLNDYRKRFATPLAQAGWVLGCGLLLGGLAYLVGPDGVGTGKPIINRLLFQNDGHTAAYLFPVRFAGMALSYSSGGAGGVFATSLSAGALLGDGIAQLAHVAVADRNLLILVSMVGFLTGVVRSPFTAAILVLEMTDRHSAIFQLLIGAMLAQAVAALVDPHSLYEHLRQSFIRETLAQEPEPRPAAQP; translated from the coding sequence ATGCCTGATTCTTCTTCCCGCTACGCCCGCACGCTGGCCTGGTTCGACCGCGTTTTGGTGCAGCCATTGTACACGGCGCGGGTGCGGCGCCGCATTTTACAGAGCGTCCCCTTCTGGATTGCCTCCCTGCTCACGGGACTCGGGGCCGTGGGCTACGAAAAGCTATTTGCCTGGGCCGAGGAAATCAGCTTTAGCTGGCTGCGCCGCGAGCCGCTGCTGGCCTTCGGGCTCACGCCGCTGGCGTTTCTGGTGTCGTGGGGGCTGGTGAAGCGCTTTGCGCCGGCGGCGCGGGGCAGCGGCATTCCGCAGGTCATGGCCGGCATCGAGCTGTCGAACCCGGCCCAGCACCGGCACACGGCTTACCTGCTCAGCCTGCGGGTGGCCGGCGTGAAGGTGCTCAGCAGCGTGCTGCTGCTGCTCGGCGGCGGCGTGATTGGGCGCGAAGGGCCCACCATTCAGGTGTCGGCGGCCATCTTCCGGGCCATCAACCGGCTGCAGCCCACGGGCTGGCCACAGCTTTCGCGCCAGATTGCGCTGGTGACCGGCGGCGCGGCTGGCCTGGCGGCGGCGTTCAACACGCCGCTGGGCGGCATCGTGTTCGTGGTGGAAGAGCTCACCCAGATTCACTTGTCGCGCTTCCGGCTGGCCGTGTTCAGCGCCGTCATCATTGCCGGGCTCACGGCCCAGCAGTTTCTGGGCTCCTACCTCTACCTGGGCTTTCCCAAAATCACCTCGCCCGCCGGCTGGTACCAGGCCCTTGTCATGTTGGCGGCCGTGGCCTGCGGGCTGGCGGGCGCCTATTTCGCCAAAACGCTGCTCTGGCTCAACGACTACCGCAAGCGCTTTGCCACGCCGCTGGCGCAGGCCGGCTGGGTGCTGGGCTGCGGCCTGCTGCTGGGCGGCCTGGCCTACCTGGTGGGCCCCGACGGCGTGGGCACGGGCAAGCCCATCATCAACCGGCTGCTGTTTCAGAACGACGGGCACACGGCCGCCTACCTGTTTCCGGTGCGCTTTGCGGGCATGGCCCTGAGCTACAGCAGCGGCGGGGCCGGTGGCGTGTTTGCCACTTCCCTGAGCGCGGGCGCCCTGCTCGGCGACGGCATTGCGCAGCTGGCCCACGTGGCCGTGGCCGACCGCAACCTGCTCATTCTGGTGAGCATGGTGGGGTTCCTCACGGGGGTGGTGCGCTCGCCGTTCACGGCCGCCATTCTGGTGCTGGAAATGACGGACCGGCACTCGGCCATCTTCCAGCTGCTGATTGGGGCCATGCTGGCCCAGGCCGTGGCGGCGCTCGTCGACCCCCACTCGCTCTACGAGCACCTGCGCCAAAGCTTCATCCGCGAAACACTGGCCCAGGAACCCGAACCGCGGCCCGCTGCTCAGCCCTAG
- a CDS encoding DUF389 domain-containing protein produces the protein MFDVLRRFLHTRFLLTDDMADPAEIQADVEAGIAFRGTNLWVLIFAILVASVGLNVNSTAVIIGAMLISPLMGPIVGVGYGAATLTLDLIRRGLKSLLTASVLSLLVSALYFRLTPLSDAGSELLARTTPTTWDVLIALFGGAAGAVALTRRGHSNAVPGVAIATALMPPLCTAGYGLATAHWSFLFGALYLFAINCVFIALATFLVCRVLPLPSHTFVSRQRAQRVQFSIWTVALLTAAPSVYLAIGIVRDGTFTHNAQRFVDEQLNLPGTYVVTSRILPRQQALNVLLAGQRLSPAQLKKAQVQLPRYHLANAQLTVRQGLARLDSADAQALRSSLLEDVRSRQEQTLVGYETRLVQLQQVLERNNTAGGGLPTATALLREVQVEHPDVRQLGLSRLVRPAADSLPADTTVLVAVRARRPLPIAEQQRLAAWLSLRAGSRQPVRLVVETQALPAAQPARSRPARRR, from the coding sequence ATGTTTGATGTCCTGCGCCGCTTTCTGCACACCCGCTTCCTGCTCACCGACGACATGGCGGACCCGGCCGAGATTCAGGCCGATGTGGAAGCAGGTATTGCTTTCCGGGGCACCAATCTGTGGGTTCTGATTTTCGCCATCCTCGTGGCATCGGTGGGACTGAACGTCAATTCGACGGCCGTCATCATCGGCGCCATGCTTATTTCGCCGCTCATGGGGCCCATTGTGGGCGTTGGCTACGGCGCGGCCACGCTGACGCTCGACCTCATTCGGCGGGGGCTTAAGAGCCTGCTCACGGCTTCGGTGCTCAGCCTGCTGGTGTCGGCGCTGTACTTCCGCCTCACGCCCCTGTCCGACGCCGGCTCCGAGTTGCTGGCCCGCACCACGCCCACCACCTGGGACGTGCTGATTGCCCTGTTTGGCGGCGCCGCCGGGGCCGTGGCCCTCACCCGGCGGGGCCACAGCAATGCCGTTCCCGGCGTGGCCATCGCCACGGCCCTGATGCCGCCGCTGTGCACCGCCGGCTATGGCCTGGCCACGGCGCACTGGTCGTTTCTGTTCGGGGCGCTGTATCTGTTTGCCATCAACTGCGTGTTCATCGCCCTGGCCACGTTTCTGGTGTGCCGGGTGCTGCCGCTGCCCAGCCACACGTTTGTGAGCCGGCAACGGGCGCAGCGGGTGCAGTTTAGCATCTGGACGGTGGCGCTGCTCACGGCCGCACCCAGCGTGTACCTGGCCATCGGCATCGTGCGCGACGGCACCTTCACCCATAACGCCCAGCGCTTTGTCGACGAGCAGCTCAACCTGCCGGGTACCTACGTCGTCACGAGCCGCATCCTGCCTCGCCAACAGGCGCTCAACGTGCTGCTGGCCGGCCAGCGCCTCAGCCCTGCACAGCTGAAAAAAGCCCAGGTCCAACTCCCGCGCTACCACCTGGCCAACGCCCAGCTCACCGTGCGCCAGGGCCTGGCCCGCCTCGATTCGGCCGACGCGCAAGCTTTGCGCAGCAGCTTGCTCGAAGACGTACGCAGCCGCCAGGAGCAAACGCTGGTGGGCTACGAAACGCGGCTGGTGCAGCTCCAGCAAGTGCTGGAGCGCAACAACACCGCCGGCGGCGGCCTGCCCACGGCCACTGCCCTCCTGCGCGAGGTGCAGGTGGAACACCCGGACGTGCGTCAGTTGGGCCTGAGCCGTCTGGTGCGCCCCGCCGCCGACTCGCTACCCGCCGACACCACCGTGCTGGTGGCCGTGCGCGCCCGCCGGCCGCTGCCCATCGCCGAGCAACAGCGGCTGGCTGCCTGGCTAAGCCTGCGGGCCGGCAGCCGCCAGCCCGTGCGCCTAGTGGTCGAAACCCAGGCCTTGCCAGCCGCCCAGCCGGCGCGCTCCAGGCCCGCCCGCCGACGGTAG
- a CDS encoding bifunctional alpha,alpha-trehalose-phosphate synthase (UDP-forming)/trehalose-phosphatase gives MSKTIIISNRLPTKVLRTDDGLSFQPSEGGLATGLGSIYREGDNLWLGWPGLFVHDEAEEAHISGQLWADNMAPVFLTEDEIRDFYEGFSNSTLWPTFHYFTEFATYLDEHWAAYVAVNEKFCAAVLEHAGPDDIIWVHDYQLLLLPELLRRARPRATIGFFLHIPFPSYELIRVLPWRTELLRGMLGADLLGFHTFGYMRHFLSAVSQQLGLPNQNGQIETSSHTVRVDAFPMGIDYERYATTAASEEAKGHVAAYREALQDTRIILSIDRLDYTKGIPQRLRAFNQLLERYPEWRGQVSLIMVVVPSRDQVAQYASLKEEVDELVGRINAQYRTISWSPVHYFYRSFPLPELAALYSMADVGLVTPLRDGMNLVAKEYVACRLNHRGVLILSERAGAARELSDALIINPTDTRQLTEALHDALVMPDDEQERRMRAMQVLVRRYNVFSWTRLFMNQLAYTKMKQETLATATLDEPATATLLADYQAAEQRLLLLDYDGTLVPFHSDPTRAAPDAELLHLLRALTGNPKNHVVVISGRDRNTLQQWLGHLPLHFIAEHGVWLRAADTEDWQLFQPLRNDWKRELRPVLDVYVARTAGSFIEEKDYSLVWHFRRADAELGPVRARELLSHLSFITANTDLQVLEGNKVLEIKNAGINKGTAAVRWLSQYTPGFTLALGDDRTDEDTFRALPPEAYTVRVGPAQHSAARFHLQSPTEVRQLLRQLLE, from the coding sequence ATGTCGAAAACGATTATTATCTCCAACCGCTTACCCACCAAAGTGCTCCGCACCGACGATGGCCTCAGCTTTCAGCCCAGCGAGGGCGGGCTGGCCACGGGGCTCGGCTCCATCTACCGCGAGGGCGACAACCTGTGGCTGGGCTGGCCCGGTCTGTTTGTGCATGACGAGGCCGAGGAGGCCCACATCAGCGGGCAGCTATGGGCCGATAACATGGCGCCGGTGTTTCTGACCGAAGACGAAATCCGGGATTTCTACGAGGGATTCAGCAATTCCACCCTCTGGCCCACGTTTCACTACTTCACTGAGTTTGCCACTTACCTCGACGAGCACTGGGCCGCTTACGTGGCCGTGAACGAGAAATTTTGCGCGGCCGTGCTGGAACACGCCGGTCCCGACGACATCATCTGGGTGCACGACTACCAGTTGCTGCTGCTGCCCGAACTGCTGCGCCGGGCGCGGCCCCGCGCCACCATCGGCTTTTTCCTGCACATCCCGTTTCCGAGCTACGAGCTGATTCGGGTGCTGCCTTGGCGCACCGAACTGCTGCGGGGCATGCTGGGGGCCGATTTGCTGGGCTTCCACACGTTTGGCTACATGCGGCACTTCCTCAGCGCGGTGTCGCAGCAATTGGGCCTGCCCAACCAGAACGGGCAGATTGAAACCTCTAGCCACACGGTGCGCGTCGACGCGTTTCCGATGGGCATCGACTACGAGCGTTACGCCACCACGGCCGCTTCGGAAGAGGCGAAGGGCCACGTAGCAGCTTATCGTGAAGCCCTGCAGGATACCCGTATCATCCTCAGCATCGACCGGCTCGACTACACCAAGGGCATTCCGCAGCGCCTGCGGGCCTTCAACCAGCTCCTGGAGCGCTACCCCGAGTGGCGCGGGCAGGTGAGTCTGATTATGGTGGTGGTTCCCTCGCGCGACCAGGTGGCGCAATACGCGTCGCTGAAGGAAGAAGTGGACGAGCTGGTGGGCCGCATCAACGCCCAGTACCGCACCATCAGCTGGAGCCCGGTGCATTACTTCTACCGCTCGTTTCCGCTGCCCGAACTGGCGGCGCTCTACTCGATGGCCGACGTGGGCCTGGTGACGCCCCTGCGCGACGGCATGAACTTGGTGGCGAAGGAATACGTGGCCTGCCGCCTCAACCACCGCGGCGTGCTCATTCTTAGCGAGCGGGCCGGCGCGGCGCGCGAGCTGTCCGACGCCCTCATTATCAATCCTACCGATACGCGCCAGCTCACCGAGGCCCTGCACGACGCCTTGGTGATGCCCGACGACGAGCAGGAGCGCCGCATGCGGGCCATGCAGGTGCTGGTACGGCGCTACAACGTGTTTTCGTGGACGCGCTTATTCATGAACCAGCTGGCCTATACCAAAATGAAACAGGAAACCCTGGCTACGGCCACCCTCGACGAGCCCGCCACGGCCACTCTGCTGGCCGACTACCAGGCGGCTGAGCAGCGCCTGCTGCTGCTCGACTACGACGGCACGCTCGTGCCCTTCCACTCCGACCCCACCCGCGCCGCCCCCGATGCCGAGCTGCTGCACCTGCTGCGGGCCCTCACCGGCAACCCCAAAAACCACGTGGTGGTGATTTCGGGCCGCGACCGCAACACGCTGCAGCAGTGGCTGGGCCACTTGCCGCTGCACTTCATTGCCGAGCACGGCGTGTGGCTGCGCGCCGCCGATACCGAAGACTGGCAGCTGTTCCAGCCGCTGCGCAACGACTGGAAGCGTGAGCTGCGCCCGGTGCTGGATGTGTACGTGGCTCGTACGGCCGGCTCCTTTATTGAGGAGAAGGACTACTCGCTGGTGTGGCACTTCCGCCGCGCCGACGCCGAGCTGGGCCCGGTGCGCGCCCGCGAACTGCTCAGCCACCTCAGCTTCATCACGGCCAACACCGATTTGCAGGTGCTGGAAGGCAACAAGGTGCTTGAAATCAAAAACGCCGGCATCAACAAGGGCACGGCGGCGGTGCGCTGGCTGAGCCAGTACACGCCCGGTTTCACGCTGGCCTTGGGCGACGACCGCACCGATGAGGACACCTTCCGGGCGCTGCCGCCCGAGGCCTACACCGTGCGCGTGGGCCCGGCCCAGCACTCGGCTGCCCGCTTCCACCTGCAGTCGCCCACCGAAGTGCGCCAACTGCTGCGCCAACTGCTGGAGTAG
- a CDS encoding amidase family protein — translation MISPAEYDRLDGLAMAALVRSGQLTAAELCAAAIARAEAVNPRLNAVVHPLYEAARQRAQVGLPAGPFGGVPFLLKDFGAQYAGAPHTSGSRALRDFTPAEDAELVRRWQAAGLNILGKTNTPEFALMGVTEPLLHGPTRNPWHLGHTPGGSSGGAAAAVAAGIVPVAGAGDGGGSIRIPAACCGLFGLKPSRSRVPTGPEQGEKWQGAAVEHVLSRSVRDSAALLDATQGPDAGAPYFLPAPARPYLEEATCEPGRLRIAFSLGHPLGRALHPECATAVRDAAALLASLGHEVEEVPLPFDGRAVAAAFLMLYFGETGASIAALSKHLGRPARPADVEPTTWLLGLLGRTYTAADFAAARHTWNDSARRMGRFHQTYDLLLTPTLATPPVRIGELQPKPAEQKLLKLVNTFGLGGLIRRSGLVEKLAEQSLEKTPYTQVANLTGQPAMSVPLHWTAEGLPCGVQFIAKLGAEDVLFQLAGQLEQARPWFDKRPTLVG, via the coding sequence ATGATATCTCCTGCCGAATACGACCGCCTCGACGGCCTGGCCATGGCTGCCCTGGTGCGCAGCGGCCAGCTCACGGCCGCCGAGCTGTGCGCCGCCGCCATTGCCCGCGCCGAGGCCGTGAATCCGCGCCTCAACGCCGTGGTGCATCCGCTCTACGAAGCTGCCCGGCAGCGGGCCCAGGTCGGGCTGCCGGCCGGCCCGTTTGGCGGCGTGCCGTTTCTGCTGAAGGATTTTGGGGCGCAGTACGCTGGGGCGCCGCACACTTCGGGCAGCCGGGCCCTGCGCGATTTTACCCCGGCCGAAGACGCCGAGCTGGTGCGCCGCTGGCAAGCCGCCGGGCTCAACATACTGGGCAAAACCAACACGCCCGAGTTTGCCCTGATGGGCGTGACCGAACCTCTGCTGCACGGCCCCACCCGCAACCCCTGGCACCTGGGCCACACGCCCGGCGGCAGCAGCGGCGGGGCGGCCGCGGCGGTAGCGGCCGGCATCGTGCCCGTGGCCGGGGCCGGCGACGGGGGCGGGTCTATTCGGATTCCGGCGGCGTGCTGCGGGCTGTTTGGCCTGAAGCCCAGCCGGAGCCGCGTGCCCACCGGGCCCGAGCAGGGCGAAAAGTGGCAGGGCGCCGCCGTGGAGCACGTGCTCAGCCGCTCGGTGCGCGACAGCGCGGCCCTGCTCGATGCCACGCAGGGGCCCGATGCCGGCGCGCCCTACTTCCTTCCCGCGCCCGCCCGGCCGTATCTGGAGGAAGCTACCTGCGAGCCCGGCCGCCTGCGCATCGCCTTCAGCCTGGGCCACCCGCTGGGCCGCGCCCTACACCCAGAGTGCGCTACCGCCGTGCGCGATGCCGCCGCGCTGCTCGCAAGCCTGGGCCATGAGGTAGAAGAGGTACCGCTGCCCTTCGACGGCCGGGCCGTGGCTGCGGCATTTCTGATGCTGTATTTCGGCGAAACCGGGGCCAGCATTGCCGCCCTAAGTAAGCACCTGGGCCGCCCCGCCCGGCCCGCCGACGTGGAGCCGACCACCTGGCTGCTGGGCCTGCTGGGCCGCACCTACACCGCCGCCGACTTTGCCGCCGCCCGCCACACCTGGAACGACAGCGCCCGCCGCATGGGCCGCTTCCATCAGACCTACGACCTGCTGCTGACGCCCACGCTGGCCACGCCGCCCGTCCGCATCGGCGAGCTGCAGCCCAAGCCCGCGGAGCAGAAGCTCCTGAAGCTGGTGAACACCTTCGGGCTGGGCGGCCTCATCCGTCGCTCGGGCCTAGTGGAGAAGCTGGCCGAGCAAAGCCTCGAAAAGACGCCCTACACCCAGGTGGCCAACCTCACGGGCCAGCCTGCCATGTCGGTGCCCCTGCACTGGACGGCCGAGGGGCTGCCCTGCGGCGTGCAGTTCATTGCGAAGCTGGGCGCCGAGGACGTGCTGTTCCAGTTGGCTGGGCAGTTGGAACAGGCCCGGCCGTGGTTCGACAAGCGGCCTACGCTGGTAGGATGA
- a CDS encoding rhamnogalacturonan acetylesterase yields MVNRLFAGAAVLALWLLSAFAPAPGKITVYLIGDSTMSVKEVKNYPETGWGMPFATFFDETVTVDNRAQNGRSTKSFLAENRWQPVAGALKQGDYVFIQFGHNDEVPTKKSYTTEADFKTNLVRFVAETRARKAQPVLITPVARRKFDAAGKVEGTHTVYSEIVRATAREQQVPLIDLDRESQALLQQFGVENSRLLFNQLLPGEHPNYPDGKEDNTHFNELGARKMAQLVLADIRALRLELAGRIVQRTAAKTVDPQAR; encoded by the coding sequence ATGGTCAACCGCTTGTTTGCTGGCGCCGCGGTGCTGGCGCTGTGGCTGCTGAGTGCCTTTGCGCCGGCGCCCGGCAAGATTACCGTCTACCTCATCGGCGATTCCACCATGTCGGTGAAGGAGGTGAAGAATTACCCCGAAACCGGCTGGGGCATGCCCTTCGCCACGTTTTTTGACGAAACCGTGACCGTGGACAACCGCGCCCAGAACGGCCGCAGCACCAAGAGCTTCCTAGCCGAAAACCGCTGGCAGCCGGTGGCGGGTGCGTTGAAGCAAGGCGACTACGTCTTCATTCAGTTTGGGCACAACGACGAGGTGCCCACCAAGAAATCATACACTACCGAAGCTGACTTCAAGACCAACCTGGTGCGTTTTGTGGCCGAAACGCGGGCCCGCAAAGCCCAGCCCGTGCTCATCACGCCGGTGGCGCGGCGCAAGTTCGACGCTGCGGGCAAGGTAGAGGGCACGCACACCGTATACTCCGAGATAGTGCGCGCCACGGCCCGCGAGCAGCAGGTGCCCCTCATCGACCTGGACCGCGAGAGCCAGGCGCTGCTGCAGCAGTTCGGAGTCGAAAATTCCCGTCTGCTCTTCAACCAGCTGCTGCCCGGCGAGCACCCCAACTACCCCGACGGCAAAGAAGACAACACCCACTTCAACGAACTGGGGGCCCGCAAAATGGCCCAGCTTGTGCTGGCCGACATCCGGGCCCTGCGGCTGGAGCTGGCCGGGCGCATTGTGCAGCGCACGGCGGCCAAAACCGTAGACCCGCAGGCCCGCTAG
- a CDS encoding carboxypeptidase-like regulatory domain-containing protein, with protein sequence MRLFLLALATATVCGVHSAHAQSADSRPSATGNTPERIALSNRPDRSAARPARLMCAPITGQVFDPNGQPLVGATLLVKGTHQTYVTDALGRFQLSDPVYEGQILDVEAAGYTLQHVALDDCTLPRLVLAPAPDARFRKHGKKTGQVMRLNHRSTNLK encoded by the coding sequence ATGCGCCTTTTTCTCCTCGCTTTGGCAACTGCTACGGTATGCGGCGTGCACTCGGCCCACGCGCAAAGCGCCGATTCCCGGCCCTCGGCCACTGGCAATACCCCCGAGCGCATTGCGCTCTCGAACCGGCCCGACCGCAGCGCCGCCCGCCCGGCCCGCCTGATGTGCGCGCCCATCACCGGCCAGGTGTTCGACCCCAACGGCCAGCCCCTGGTGGGCGCCACTCTGCTCGTGAAAGGCACCCACCAAACCTACGTCACCGACGCGCTGGGCCGCTTTCAGCTCTCCGACCCCGTGTACGAAGGGCAGATACTGGACGTGGAAGCGGCTGGTTACACCCTGCAGCACGTGGCCCTCGACGACTGCACCCTGCCGCGCCTGGTGCTGGCCCCAGCCCCCGACGCCCGCTTCCGCAAGCACGGCAAAAAAACGGGCCAGGTAATGCGCCTGAACCACCGCAGCACCAACCTGAAGTAA
- a CDS encoding glyoxalase superfamily protein — protein sequence MLTPVFRILDYAAALEFYVGWLGFRVDWEQQPVKPYDYAQVSRGDVVIHLSTNPDDSCPGARVRALTWGLLAYHNQLLDRNQAYTPPTLNPATWSERVMEMEVLDPFGNRIVFCEAPGLRAI from the coding sequence ATGCTCACGCCCGTTTTTCGGATTTTGGACTACGCCGCAGCCCTCGAATTTTATGTCGGATGGTTGGGCTTCCGCGTCGACTGGGAACAACAGCCCGTGAAGCCCTACGACTACGCGCAGGTGTCGCGCGGCGACGTGGTCATTCACCTCAGCACCAACCCCGACGACAGCTGCCCCGGCGCCCGGGTGCGGGCCCTCACCTGGGGCCTGCTGGCCTACCACAACCAGCTGCTCGACCGGAACCAGGCCTACACCCCGCCCACCCTCAATCCCGCCACCTGGAGCGAGCGGGTAATGGAAATGGAAGTCCTCGACCCTTTCGGCAACCGCATAGTGTTCTGCGAAGCCCCCGGTCTGCGCGCTATTTAA